One window from the genome of Schistocerca piceifrons isolate TAMUIC-IGC-003096 chromosome 8, iqSchPice1.1, whole genome shotgun sequence encodes:
- the LOC124712170 gene encoding tigger transposable element-derived protein 6-like, whose translation MLQEKALKFFSARGIPNFSASNGWLGQFRVRHSIVFRVFSGGRAEVNQDVEFDRKSRLSVITSAYCDRDIDKDETGLFFKLIPDKTLTVKAGQCRGGKTEKQGTTFGLCANLYGEKEEPAEIHTANHASKPVAFRSKTMTFSYLVSLGIQIKMHD comes from the coding sequence ATGTTGCAAGAAAAAGCTCTCAAATTTTTCTCTGCTCGCGGAATTCCTAATTTCAGTGCAAGCAACGGCTGGTTGGGCCAGTTTCGTGTTCGACACAGTATTGTTTTCCGAGTATTCAGTGGAGGAAGAGCAGAAGTTAATCAAGATGTTGAATTCGACAGGAAGTCGAGGCTGAGCGTAATTACAAGTGCATATTGTGATAGAGACATTGACAAGGATGAAACAGGTCTATTTTTTAAACTTATTCCAGACAAAACACTGACTGTGAAGGCTGGACAGTGCAGAGGCGGCAAGACAGAGAAACAAGGAACAACGTTCGGTCTTTGTGCTAACCTGTACGGTGAAAAAGAAGAACCAGCAGAGATACATACAGCAAACCATGCTTCAAAACCAGTGGCATTTCGTTCAAAAACAATGACATTTTCTTACTTGGTGTCTCTTGGCATTCAGATAAAAATGCATGATTGA